A single window of Paenibacillus sp. SYP-B4298 DNA harbors:
- a CDS encoding PEP/pyruvate-binding domain-containing protein, with the protein MVFGTKSETLERLKERVTEAIVLPQLQFAVGEWRMNQAGVLERLRKLPWAGQPLIVRSSAAGEDGAEASLAGRYDSVLDVHGEGEVILAVHSVIASYPQQDGALHHVFIQPMLADIASSGVAFSANPNNGGHYIVINYDDSSGASDSVTAGTGGGLKTYYYFKGSPEPPAEPLDRVIALIRELEAILMTSRLDIEFAFDTAGRLYLFQARPLAAVCEPADMREQTELLQRIHDKVEQGQQRQPYLFGSKTVYGVMPDWNPAEIIGVRPRPLALSLYKELVTDSIWAYQRSRYGYQNVRSFPLLIDLGGVPYIDVRVSFNSFLPRELDAALSEKLLNYYMERLIANPKHHDKVEFEIIFSCFTFDLDRQLSGLLEHGFDPAELEQLAQCLKELTNHIIGPNNGLLRSDLERIDELEARRAIIMDSSLDKVSQIYWLLEDCKRYGTLPFAGLARGGFIAVQLLRSLVAIDILSDTDYQHYMSSLETVSSRISQDYSELDKQSFLDKYGHLRPGTYELCSPRYDEAPEQYFAFELSQNSSDKPDKPSFSLSLAQYRRIQALLLEHGLLGGDVLQLFDFLKTAIEGREYSKFVFTKSLSEALRLFGEVAAEYGISKEEAAYANILVIKRAYESDGDLRSLLHSSIEEGKRRHKATLQLELPPLITKPADVWRFSYPECEPNYITLREATGRVVFPEDERDRFKGSILLLPSADPGYDWIFSTGIAGFVTMYGGANSHMAIRAGELSIPAVIGAGEVLYQRCSQAELLTIDCAGKQMRIIR; encoded by the coding sequence ATGGTGTTCGGTACGAAATCGGAGACGCTGGAGCGGTTGAAGGAGCGGGTAACCGAGGCGATTGTGCTTCCTCAGCTTCAATTTGCCGTGGGAGAGTGGCGCATGAACCAGGCCGGCGTATTGGAACGCTTGCGGAAGCTGCCCTGGGCGGGGCAGCCGCTAATTGTCCGCAGCAGCGCCGCCGGTGAGGATGGGGCGGAGGCCTCGCTCGCTGGACGATATGATTCGGTGCTGGATGTGCATGGCGAGGGCGAGGTCATCCTCGCAGTCCATAGCGTGATTGCCTCATACCCCCAGCAGGACGGTGCGCTCCATCATGTATTCATCCAGCCGATGCTAGCGGATATCGCATCCAGCGGCGTCGCCTTCAGCGCCAACCCGAATAACGGCGGACACTACATCGTCATTAATTACGATGACAGCAGTGGAGCCTCCGATTCGGTGACGGCCGGGACAGGTGGGGGGCTGAAAACCTACTATTACTTTAAAGGCTCTCCCGAGCCGCCGGCCGAGCCGCTGGACAGAGTGATTGCCCTGATCAGAGAGCTGGAGGCGATCCTGATGACCTCACGGCTCGATATTGAGTTCGCATTCGATACGGCTGGCCGTCTCTATCTATTCCAGGCCCGCCCGCTGGCAGCCGTCTGCGAGCCGGCCGATATGAGGGAGCAGACCGAGCTGCTCCAGCGCATTCATGACAAGGTGGAGCAGGGGCAGCAGCGGCAGCCGTATCTGTTCGGCAGCAAGACGGTGTACGGTGTCATGCCGGATTGGAACCCGGCCGAGATTATCGGCGTTCGCCCACGTCCGCTCGCGCTGTCACTATACAAGGAGCTGGTAACCGACAGTATATGGGCGTACCAGCGCAGCCGATACGGGTATCAGAATGTACGCAGCTTTCCGCTGCTAATCGATCTTGGGGGCGTTCCGTACATTGATGTGCGTGTCAGCTTTAATTCCTTTTTGCCGAGAGAGCTGGATGCGGCATTAAGCGAGAAGCTGCTCAATTACTATATGGAGCGTCTGATTGCCAATCCGAAGCATCATGATAAGGTCGAGTTCGAGATTATCTTCTCCTGCTTCACCTTCGACCTGGATCGGCAGTTGTCGGGCTTGCTGGAGCATGGCTTTGACCCTGCCGAGCTGGAGCAGTTGGCGCAATGCCTCAAGGAGCTGACCAATCACATCATTGGTCCGAACAATGGTCTGCTGCGCAGCGATCTGGAGCGGATCGATGAGCTGGAGGCTCGGCGGGCAATCATCATGGACAGCTCGCTGGATAAGGTATCCCAAATCTACTGGCTGCTGGAGGATTGCAAGCGCTACGGCACGCTGCCATTTGCCGGGCTGGCCAGGGGAGGGTTCATCGCGGTGCAGTTGCTGCGCTCGCTCGTTGCGATCGATATTCTCTCTGATACAGACTATCAGCACTATATGAGCAGTCTGGAGACGGTCAGCTCGCGAATCAGCCAGGACTACAGTGAATTGGATAAACAATCATTTCTGGATAAATATGGGCATCTTCGTCCGGGCACCTATGAGCTGTGCTCACCACGCTATGATGAGGCTCCGGAGCAATATTTCGCGTTCGAGCTGTCGCAAAATAGCAGTGACAAGCCGGATAAGCCGTCCTTCTCGCTGTCTCTCGCGCAGTACCGGCGCATCCAGGCGCTGCTGCTGGAGCACGGCTTGCTTGGCGGCGATGTGCTGCAACTGTTCGATTTTCTCAAGACGGCGATTGAGGGGCGAGAATACTCCAAATTCGTGTTCACCAAAAGCTTGAGCGAGGCACTGCGTCTGTTCGGGGAAGTAGCGGCTGAATACGGCATCTCGAAGGAGGAGGCTGCTTATGCAAACATACTCGTCATTAAGCGAGCCTATGAGTCGGATGGGGATCTGCGCAGCCTGCTGCATAGCAGCATCGAGGAGGGCAAGCGACGGCACAAGGCGACATTGCAGTTGGAACTGCCGCCTCTAATTACCAAGCCTGCTGATGTATGGCGCTTCAGCTATCCCGAATGTGAACCGAACTATATTACGCTTCGTGAGGCGACCGGACGAGTCGTCTTCCCGGAGGATGAGCGCGACCGCTTCAAGGGAAGTATCCTGCTGCTGCCAAGCGCTGATCCAGGGTATGACTGGATATTCTCCACCGGGATTGCGGGCTTCGTCACCATGTATGGAGGCGCCAATTCGCATATGGCGATTCGTGCAGGCGAGCTGTCGATTCCCGCTGTAATCGGGGCGGGTGAGGTGCTGTACCAGCGATGCAGCCAGGCTGAGCTGCTCACGATTGATTGTGCAGGCAAGCAAATGAGGATTATTCGATGA
- a CDS encoding helix-turn-helix transcriptional regulator yields MKIQLYSFISQQSLTVNRKSIRPLQLIQQNQHILLQALHPISLLQGPRAMEMAKGDVMLAAGPLDITPQANHPISFRAMIFDVMESPSAERASWARSITEAEARSKAERLLEAPLQSEQEIAAAERGLQRIVAACPLQPWSDREVSYRPQEQVEQRVASVYHYMLTHCEKPLTLQELSHLAGCHPVYLSNMYSRVYQVSPMQHLQQIRMSKASVYVRSTKMKIKEIALSLGYVSSSQFGSIYKRYYGVSPNRDRVAARMRLSRNETREEEQG; encoded by the coding sequence ATGAAGATTCAATTGTATTCCTTCATATCCCAACAGTCGTTGACGGTGAACAGGAAATCTATACGACCGCTTCAACTGATCCAGCAGAATCAACACATTCTGCTGCAGGCTCTTCATCCGATAAGCTTGCTGCAGGGTCCGCGCGCAATGGAGATGGCCAAGGGCGACGTCATGCTGGCCGCAGGCCCGCTCGACATCACCCCGCAAGCGAATCACCCGATTAGCTTCCGGGCGATGATCTTTGACGTGATGGAGTCGCCATCGGCGGAGCGGGCAAGCTGGGCAAGGTCGATTACAGAGGCGGAAGCCCGCAGCAAAGCGGAGCGACTGCTCGAAGCACCGCTGCAATCCGAGCAGGAGATTGCAGCGGCTGAGCGAGGGCTGCAGCGAATTGTTGCCGCTTGTCCTCTACAGCCATGGAGTGATAGAGAGGTGTCTTACAGACCGCAGGAGCAGGTAGAGCAGCGTGTAGCCTCTGTCTATCACTATATGCTGACTCATTGCGAGAAGCCGCTTACGCTGCAGGAGCTGTCTCATCTGGCTGGATGTCACCCTGTCTATCTAAGCAACATGTATTCACGTGTGTACCAGGTGTCTCCGATGCAACACTTGCAACAGATTCGAATGAGCAAGGCCAGTGTATACGTTCGCAGTACCAAGATGAAGATTAAAGAAATCGCGCTTTCTCTCGGTTATGTCTCTAGCTCGCAATTTGGCTCCATCTACAAGCGTTACTACGGCGTGTCGCCGAACCGCGATCGTGTGGCGGCGAGAATGAGGCTGAGCCGCAATGAGACCCGGGAGGAAGAGCAAGGATAA
- a CDS encoding helix-turn-helix domain-containing protein: protein MMMKWYCRALLSYIPMLFVIISSLIFFSFMALTAASEHDYIETNQAILNRIAYQADANLLLIERNVISRLLTDKELQQFFSNQPKTAYDHFHIQQSLIELKAALPFHSSVYVFNQEEQRIMSDGGAYELTEFADRSFVQTKDAQAVPAQWTAPRSLLAYDGSTSQVVSLMKYYEEGGVRRGAIVINVYTDSILEYVNSFNESVTSPIRLLYGDEMDQAASRRGGTEAISYSVAPSEYTGWGYRWEIGQGTSYETLSLAARLWLGLAILIAAASLVGFTLVVHRRPEQLTALVASRIAVWPRGQTGAGTSRIESGMAEYGISAAEGQEPTETEYAALERTDEEEGHALLAPTGKPTDTMRKLSGICTDEEARPAQAPGLQAAEPFVAPVIDEEEVQLRSQRLFHDLLAGHVILTDDQFICRMSQLQLPYAFDRMGVFAAEIDNISPFTEHYSAQGRQLLKYVVEQSLRELAEQHGLFAWQVWMEPHRLACVVHQFRQEPAPLMTAGELAAAWQKWIRQYLQLTLSIGVGADSNSIETIAESYRNAQDNLSLKPVFGVGAWIDNKLGASKSSLDSYAYLQALESVVRSLRLQDEDWQDKLTQWITELRDRRITKQELNMLVHSVVLQVEKELLVLHPNIQQQWKEEFIHRFADLKECVETLDELEKQLAKELTAFARVIEQERELRRHHHLALQAKNYIDLHFTEPSLSLASVSAMLNLRPSALSQIFKEELGIKFVDYVIRIRLDHARRMLAETDEPIQAIAEQSGYPNVISFYRAFKKVLDIPPGEYRSVYRAL, encoded by the coding sequence ATGATGATGAAGTGGTATTGCCGCGCGCTGCTTTCGTATATCCCCATGTTGTTTGTCATCATTTCTTCCCTTATTTTCTTCTCCTTTATGGCACTTACTGCCGCCTCTGAACATGACTATATCGAGACCAACCAAGCGATACTGAACCGCATTGCGTATCAGGCTGATGCGAATCTGTTGCTCATTGAACGCAATGTCATCAGCCGACTGTTGACAGATAAGGAGCTGCAGCAGTTTTTCTCGAACCAACCCAAGACCGCCTATGATCATTTTCATATTCAGCAATCGCTCATTGAATTGAAGGCTGCTCTGCCCTTCCATAGCTCGGTCTATGTCTTCAACCAGGAGGAGCAGCGCATTATGTCCGATGGGGGGGCATATGAGCTGACGGAATTTGCGGATCGCTCCTTTGTCCAGACGAAGGATGCACAGGCTGTCCCGGCACAATGGACAGCTCCCCGTTCGTTGCTTGCCTATGACGGAAGCACAAGTCAGGTCGTGTCGCTTATGAAATATTACGAGGAGGGCGGAGTCAGACGAGGGGCCATCGTTATTAATGTATATACGGATTCGATATTGGAGTATGTGAACAGTTTCAATGAAAGCGTTACCAGTCCGATAAGACTGTTGTATGGAGACGAGATGGATCAGGCGGCTTCAAGGCGCGGAGGCACAGAGGCCATATCGTACAGTGTAGCCCCCTCCGAGTATACGGGATGGGGATATCGATGGGAGATCGGACAAGGCACAAGCTATGAAACGTTGTCGCTGGCGGCACGCCTCTGGTTGGGGCTGGCGATACTGATCGCGGCAGCATCGCTTGTCGGATTTACCCTTGTTGTACATAGACGCCCAGAACAATTGACGGCGCTTGTCGCCAGCCGGATTGCCGTCTGGCCGCGAGGGCAGACGGGGGCGGGTACGAGCAGGATCGAGAGCGGCATGGCTGAGTATGGGATAAGTGCCGCCGAAGGTCAAGAGCCGACGGAGACGGAGTACGCAGCGCTGGAGCGTACAGACGAAGAGGAGGGTCATGCTCTCTTGGCACCGACGGGCAAGCCGACGGATACCATGCGTAAGCTATCTGGGATCTGTACGGATGAAGAAGCTCGTCCGGCACAAGCACCCGGATTGCAGGCAGCAGAGCCATTCGTGGCACCTGTGATCGATGAGGAGGAGGTTCAGTTGCGCAGCCAGCGGCTATTTCATGACCTGCTGGCGGGACATGTCATACTGACCGATGATCAGTTCATCTGTCGTATGTCGCAGTTGCAGCTTCCGTATGCTTTTGACCGGATGGGAGTATTCGCCGCAGAGATCGATAATATATCCCCCTTTACAGAGCATTATTCTGCACAGGGTCGGCAACTGCTCAAATATGTGGTCGAGCAATCCCTGCGCGAGCTAGCCGAGCAGCATGGGCTGTTTGCCTGGCAGGTGTGGATGGAGCCGCATCGTCTGGCTTGCGTTGTGCACCAATTCAGGCAGGAGCCTGCGCCGCTCATGACGGCGGGGGAGCTGGCGGCGGCCTGGCAGAAGTGGATCAGGCAGTATCTGCAGCTTACTCTATCGATCGGCGTCGGGGCCGATTCGAACAGCATCGAGACGATTGCTGAATCCTACCGCAATGCACAGGATAATCTGTCGCTGAAGCCGGTATTCGGGGTCGGGGCATGGATTGACAACAAGCTGGGCGCATCCAAGAGCAGTCTGGACAGCTATGCCTATCTGCAAGCTCTGGAGAGTGTGGTGCGCTCCTTGCGTCTGCAGGATGAAGATTGGCAAGACAAGCTGACGCAGTGGATCACAGAGCTGCGGGACAGGAGGATAACGAAGCAAGAGCTGAATATGCTTGTACATAGTGTGGTGCTGCAAGTAGAGAAGGAGCTTCTCGTCTTGCACCCGAACATTCAACAGCAATGGAAGGAGGAGTTTATACACCGTTTTGCCGATTTGAAGGAGTGTGTAGAGACGTTGGATGAGCTGGAGAAGCAGCTTGCGAAGGAATTGACGGCCTTCGCCCGTGTAATCGAGCAGGAGCGTGAGCTGCGCCGTCATCATCATCTTGCGCTGCAAGCCAAAAACTATATTGATCTGCACTTCACCGAGCCCTCCCTGTCGCTGGCTTCGGTAAGCGCGATGCTGAATTTGCGTCCTAGCGCCTTGAGTCAAATTTTCAAGGAGGAGCTCGGGATCAAATTTGTGGATTATGTCATTCGAATCCGGCTGGATCATGCCAGACGAATGCTGGCGGAGACAGATGAGCCGATTCAGGCGATCGCTGAGCAGAGCGGCTATCCTAATGTGATTTCCTTCTATCGCGCATTCAAGAAAGTGCTGGATATTCCGCCAGGCGAATACCGCAGTGTGTATCGTGCGCTATAG
- a CDS encoding class I SAM-dependent methyltransferase, whose protein sequence is MKHGDFTLLAKQYIHRPGYSERVLRVLMSHTGADKSPFTVADVGAGTGKLTEILGELGMKGMAVEPNDAMREEGMRLQAGGQLFEWRKGFAEETGLADACADWVFMASSFHWTDKPRALAEFHRILREGGHFTALWNPRNIEGHALHEEIEALIRHYVPDLKRVSSGSHSHMNGLEEALQSTGHFGDLLFVEAPHHVDMTKERYLNAWRSVNDIQVQAGPELFERIVGEIDRVLGDAETIRVPYKTRAWTVQAR, encoded by the coding sequence ATGAAACATGGTGACTTTACATTGCTGGCCAAACAATATATACATCGTCCTGGTTACTCGGAGAGGGTGCTTCGCGTGCTGATGTCCCACACTGGAGCGGATAAGTCCCCGTTCACAGTGGCGGATGTCGGAGCAGGCACAGGGAAGCTGACCGAAATTCTGGGGGAGCTTGGCATGAAGGGAATGGCGGTCGAGCCGAATGATGCGATGCGCGAGGAGGGCATGCGCCTGCAAGCGGGCGGGCAGCTATTCGAGTGGCGCAAAGGGTTCGCTGAGGAGACAGGGCTGGCGGATGCTTGTGCCGACTGGGTATTTATGGCTTCCTCCTTCCATTGGACCGACAAGCCGCGGGCGCTGGCAGAGTTCCACCGCATCTTGCGGGAGGGCGGACATTTCACAGCACTATGGAATCCGCGGAACATCGAAGGGCATGCGCTGCATGAGGAGATTGAGGCGCTCATACGCCATTACGTGCCGGATCTGAAGCGGGTCTCGTCTGGATCGCACAGCCATATGAACGGACTGGAGGAAGCGCTGCAGTCCACCGGGCATTTTGGCGACCTGCTGTTTGTGGAGGCGCCGCATCATGTCGATATGACCAAGGAGCGCTACCTGAATGCCTGGCGGTCGGTCAATGACATTCAGGTCCAGGCCGGGCCGGAGCTGTTCGAGCGAATCGTAGGCGAGATCGATCGCGTGCTTGGCGATGCGGAAACGATCCGTGTGCCGTACAAGACGCGAGCCTGGACGGTTCAGGCCAGGTAG
- a CDS encoding gamma-glutamyl-gamma-aminobutyrate hydrolase family protein (Members of this family of hydrolases with an active site Cys residue belong to MEROPS family C26.), translated as MIMIGVTLRVDDWSERVERRDAIDQRWIKLLVACGCMPVLLPNHLPTVKMILSQLTIRGFLITGGNDLSKYGGDSPEREESERWLLRYACSSGKPLLGVCRGMQLIQDYWKVPLERIEGHVAARHIVHSGDGSASRNSYHRFGARTTVDELEVTARSQDGVIEAVAHREFPIRGIMWHPEREYPFDTTDISMIQQFFEGENAYETW; from the coding sequence ATGATCATGATTGGCGTAACGTTGCGCGTAGATGATTGGAGTGAGCGAGTGGAGCGGCGCGATGCGATCGATCAGCGGTGGATCAAGCTGCTGGTAGCCTGCGGCTGTATGCCTGTGCTGCTGCCTAACCATCTGCCAACGGTGAAGATGATACTCAGCCAGTTGACGATCCGTGGCTTCTTAATTACCGGGGGCAATGATCTGTCCAAGTATGGCGGAGACTCCCCGGAGCGCGAGGAGAGCGAGCGCTGGCTGCTCCGTTATGCGTGCAGCAGCGGCAAGCCGCTGCTCGGCGTGTGCCGCGGCATGCAGCTTATACAGGATTATTGGAAGGTGCCGCTGGAGCGAATCGAAGGTCATGTGGCTGCTCGTCATATCGTGCATAGTGGCGACGGCAGCGCCTCCCGCAACAGCTATCACCGCTTCGGCGCGCGGACGACTGTAGATGAACTGGAGGTGACGGCCCGATCGCAGGATGGAGTGATCGAGGCCGTGGCTCACCGTGAGTTTCCGATTCGGGGCATCATGTGGCATCCAGAGCGGGAATATCCATTTGACACGACAGATATAAGCATGATCCAACAATTTTTCGAAGGAGAGAACGCATATGAAACATGGTGA
- a CDS encoding phosphocholine cytidylyltransferase family protein: MRAILLAAGRGSRLGELTRQEPKCHTVLLGKRLLDRQLEALRAAGISEIAIVRGYRAERIQVDGATCFDNELWEHTNMVSSLCCASSWLEQGPCIVSYTDIVYSPSAIEQLLQVEADIAIPYSTQWRSLWEARFEHPLSDAETFRLGADGRLAEIGGVPATMEEVEGQFMGLLRVTPAGWEAIRTYLAGRSAQERAQMDVTKLLAALLREGSAIAALPYEGLWLEVDQESDLRLYEQRYTDVL, from the coding sequence ATGAGAGCGATTCTACTTGCCGCCGGTCGCGGCAGCCGCCTGGGAGAGCTGACGAGGCAGGAGCCCAAATGCCATACGGTGCTGCTGGGCAAGCGTCTGCTTGACCGTCAACTGGAGGCGCTCCGGGCGGCGGGCATCAGCGAGATTGCGATCGTGCGCGGCTACAGGGCAGAGCGAATTCAGGTCGATGGCGCTACTTGCTTCGACAATGAGCTATGGGAGCATACCAATATGGTGTCCAGTCTATGCTGCGCGTCCTCCTGGCTGGAGCAAGGGCCATGCATCGTAAGCTATACGGATATTGTATACAGCCCTTCCGCGATAGAGCAGCTCCTGCAAGTCGAGGCGGATATTGCCATTCCCTACAGCACGCAATGGCGCTCCTTGTGGGAAGCACGCTTTGAGCATCCATTAAGCGATGCCGAGACCTTCAGGCTGGGGGCGGATGGACGTCTAGCGGAGATTGGCGGCGTGCCAGCAACTATGGAGGAGGTAGAGGGGCAGTTCATGGGCTTGCTGCGCGTGACGCCTGCGGGCTGGGAGGCCATCCGTACCTACCTGGCTGGTCGCAGCGCCCAAGAGAGAGCGCAGATGGATGTAACGAAGCTGCTTGCGGCACTCCTGCGCGAGGGCAGCGCAATCGCTGCACTTCCCTATGAGGGGCTGTGGCTGGAGGTGGATCAGGAATCGGATCTGCGTCTATATGAACAGAGGTACACGGATGTATTATAA
- a CDS encoding adenylyl-sulfate kinase, protein MSSQGRVYWITGLAGAGKTSISKLLYAKLREQRDGVVLLDGDMLREAFGHDLGYSRADRYTNAMRYARLCRMLSEQGLDVVCATISMFHDCRAWNRKSIADYCEVYVRVSAATLMERNQKGLYAATGEGQKQARNVVGLDQAFEEPLQPDLVVDNDGQTPLEAIVAQIMQLP, encoded by the coding sequence TTGAGCAGCCAGGGGAGAGTATATTGGATTACGGGTCTTGCTGGCGCAGGCAAGACCTCCATCAGCAAGCTGCTCTATGCGAAGCTGAGGGAACAGCGCGACGGCGTTGTTCTGCTGGATGGCGATATGCTGCGCGAGGCATTCGGACATGATCTGGGCTATTCGAGAGCTGACCGTTATACGAATGCGATGCGTTATGCAAGGCTTTGCCGCATGCTGTCGGAGCAGGGCCTGGATGTCGTGTGTGCCACGATCTCGATGTTCCACGATTGCCGTGCCTGGAATCGTAAGAGCATTGCGGATTACTGTGAAGTCTATGTGCGAGTATCTGCGGCCACGCTAATGGAACGCAATCAGAAGGGGCTGTATGCGGCAACAGGCGAAGGACAGAAGCAGGCGCGGAATGTGGTCGGGCTCGACCAGGCCTTTGAGGAGCCGCTGCAGCCAGATCTTGTAGTCGATAATGACGGGCAGACCCCGCTGGAAGCTATCGTGGCGCAGATCATGCAGTTGCCATAA